A genomic region of Tigriopus californicus strain San Diego chromosome 1, Tcal_SD_v2.1, whole genome shotgun sequence contains the following coding sequences:
- the LOC131884597 gene encoding mucin-2-like: MGVSDIANADSLLDVIISLGATDSKIILSGSAFGNSFKLLDAEKNMPGSSVAEIPIALTYQQVCKTLKKGNWTVEREEDRTGPYAYDSKHWIAFDDANSLKIKTKYALLRNLAGVALFTIDADDVDNICGKGEFSLVKSIFKTMSELDRRPRQLIVHSLEEDLYADAQNFVPVSTSGVNVSPFRIVRVVDREGQITSIRQNSETILECTRQGYYRHPEDCSRFYRCVKFNQYENDYTIFEYGCPNGLVFDDRWEVCVWPSQATPCDGSSEIFPVPTREYSCPAEGYFVDPENCRWFFACLDHKGDGTFTHYEFRCPFSLAFDEELLICNWPWLVPACGGTRSGNQRVVPNRLPSRQQKSFGRAGGRGKQPGGIGSRGPVRQSFGGSSGAYESSSPARQPVSNNRYRQRQKPTTDGYNPSPASYQTPSTPYTTARPVYSSSSRRPIYQSTTQGQVYPAPTQGSAYGSSGSVYGEIASDSCDNCESPELIIRGNGHVSGGIIETAYGSRNQGQKERRPKDYSNPSSEANYNYNPSTTPSYNYNSPSSSASSNYNPSPSAGYENNNPSTVGYDDYNGPSSTPGYGSPSSTAAYGSPSSPANYGSPSSTASYGSPSSTAAYGSPSSPANYGSPSSTASYGSPSSTAAYGSPSSPASYGSPLSTTDFGYTPSTTASPNYPPSSSAGYSYPTPENPLELPERRPNAGIAVSNPGEVGLRPGSFGPSTTSYETPEPTSPNTTPYSPSSYAPTTPSPTYRPTTPSYPSTTSAFQQPAYQSSQRPYQPTQRPSYVSTTQSPSYPSSTKQTNYPSTTRAPQYQSSTARPQYPSTTRRPYEPEPNYESYREPEAEYERPSYQPEPNYRPRPNLEQTGDDNGYTYPVPENPLELPEKRPSYPSTTNRPYFPTTPRPVNPSTTARPVYPQSGYQPESARPTYPQQEYQPEPSRPVYPQQQYDPESAQPNYPQPEYRPNSPRPEYPQPDYEASRNPQYQPTTRQPSYPSTTRQPQYQPTGRPSYPSTTQQTQYQPTAGQPSYPSTTRKPEYQPTTRQPAYPSTTQRPKYQPTTRQPLYQSPSTTAQPSYPSSTPGYQTSDDSGYTYPVPSNPLELPQRKPKNGPGFGNTDNGSFRPPQVQYGGFKPPYVPDLPSQRPNYQEPKYQHDVVPEKIEYGFRPSYNKDIPSVRQPYYEDGGIAPPQQEDRRPKYQDDSQYRPDFSDQDKSYLSSVTTAVYDYVTTTIAPYVSGFGSSSFSQSNSRPGNYNNIPQVASVIPSGFTSATLSNGPHSIPDDFEQRRPPPNQGSSFHTVFGGSQSSNKGPINPNRNDLTNKRPTPQPTRDEYRGPPPSTGNNQWGSLGNDNDNRRQKPNRPDYKEPTDRYNNDQRQANGGYQQRPSSTGYSTDGNKARPDLVEGNGGYNGRPGPNRGNGNDGNIGRPGPNGNRGNNGRPSATKGNTNVGYNGRPGPNGSNGNGGYNGQPGPSGDNGNSGYYGRPGPNRNNGRPGPASSNGNNGNNGRPGPVGGNGNNGNIGRPGPVGGNGNGGYNGRPGPAGGSGNGGSNGRPGPNGINVNNGNLGRPGPVGGSGNGGYNGRPGPNRSNGKNVNNGRPSPVGGTGNGGYGGRPGPNGNRGSNGRPSSIGGIGNGGYNGRPGPNGNGGSSGRPGQNGNGGYNGRPGPAGGRGNGGYNGRPGPNGSNGNGGYNGRPGPNGSNGNGGYNGRPGPNGSNGNGGYNGRPGSNGSGGFNGKPGPNGQRGGRQGSGFPQNGVTAISRPVQKQPAVLSKFTGTSWDKFGPGGYRGFNDTIGPEVCERPGLFRHPSDCDKFYECYWDKWVERYTVHVFPCPVVLGFDSGITACNWPFEGPQGCSAK; the protein is encoded by the exons ATGGGAGTATCTGACATTGCCAATGCC GACTCACTTTTGGACGTTATCATTAGTCTTGGAGCCACGGATTCGAAGATCATTCTCTCAGGGTCAGCTTTTGGTAACTCTTTCAAGTTGTTGGATGCCGAGAAGAATATGCCCGGCTCATCAGTGGCTGAGATTCCGATTGCTTTGACTTACCAACAA GTGTGTAAGACCTTGAAGAAAGGAAATTGGACCGTGGAACGAGAAGAAGATCGTACAGGTCCATATGCCTATGATTCCAAGCATTGGATCGCTTTTGATGATGCTAATAGCTTGAAAATTAAG aCTAAGTATGCTTTGCTGAGGAATTTGGCCGGCGTGGCTCTTTTTACTATTGATGCCGATGATGTTGATAACATTTGTGGCAAGGGCGAAttttctttagtgaagtccattttcaaaaccatgtCCGAGTTGGACCGAAGACCCCGTCAGCTTATCGTTCATAGTTTGGAGGAAGATCTCTATGCTGATGCTCAAAATTTTGTTCCTGTTTCCACTTCGGGTGTGAATGTATCTCCATTCAGAATTGTCAGAGTGGTTGATCGAGAAGGACAAATAACCAGCATCCGACAAAACTCCGAGACCATCTTAGAGTGTACCCGCCAGGGTTATTATAGACACCCTGAAGATTGCTCAAG ATTCTATCGGTGTGTTAAATTCaatcaatatgaaaatgaTTACACCATCTTTGAATATGGATGTCCCAATGGTCTTGTGTTTGATGACCGTTGGGAAGTGTGCGTTTGGCCTTCCCAAGCCACTCCCTGTGATGGGTCTTCCGAGATCTTCCCTGTGCCAACACGAGAATACTCTTGCCCAGCCGAAGGATATTTTGTTGATCCCGAAAATTGCCGATGGTTCTTTGCTTGCTTGGACCATAAAGGGGATGGTACTTTCACTCATTACGAATTTAGATGTCCTTTCTCGTTGGCATTTGATGAAGAGTTGTTAATCTGTAATTGGCCGTGGTTGGTCCCTGCTTGCGGAGGAACCCGTTCTGGAAATCAACGAGTTGTACCAAACCGCTTACCGTCCAGACAACAGAAGTCCTTTGGACGCGCTGGGGGTCGTGGAAAGCAACCAGGAGGCATTGGTAGCCGAGGCCCTGTTCGACAGTCATTTGGTGGTAGCAGTGGCGCATATGAGTCAAGTTCTCCTGCCCGACAACCAGTTAGCAATAACCGTTATCGCCAACGCCAGAAGCCCACCACTGATGGATACAATCCCTCTCCAGCTTCTTACCAGACGCCCAGTACCCCATACACCACCGCAAGACCCGTGTACTCATCGTCCTCTAGACGACCGATCTACCAATCTACCACTCAAGGACAAGTCTATCCTGCTCCTACTCAAGGGTCAGCCTATGGGTCCTCAGGATCTGTTTATGGCGAAATAGCGTCTGATTCTTGCGATAATTGCGAGTCTCCTGAACTAATTATTAGAGGAAATGGCCATGTCAGTGGCGGAATCATTGAAACTGCCTATGGTTCTAggaatcaaggccaaaaagaacGTAGACCTAAAGACTACAGCAATCCCTCAAGCGAAGCAAACTACAACTATAACCCTTCTACCACCCCCAGTTACAACTATAATAGCCCTTCAAGTTCTGCTAGTTCAAACTACAATCCCTCTCCATCAGCCGGATATGAAAACAATAATCCATCTACAGTTGGATATGATGACTACAATGGACCGTCTTCTACGCCTGGTTATGGTTCTCCTTCTTCCACGGCTGCTTATGGCTCTCCCTCTTCACCAGCTAACTATGGTTCTCCTTCTTCCACGGCTAGTTATGGTTCTCCTTCTTCCACGGCTGCTTATGGCTCTCCCTCTTCACCAGCTAACTATGGTTCTCCTTCTTCCACGGCTAGTTATGGATCTCCTTCTTCCACGGCTGCTTATGGCTCTCCCTCTTCACCAGCTAGTTATGGttctccattatctacaacAGATTTTGGATATACCCCGTCAACTACAGCTAGCCCCAATTATCCACCATCTTCATCGGCTGGCTACAGTTATCCAACACCTGAAAATCCCCTAGAACTTCCCGAGAGACGTCCCAATGCAGGTATAGCTGTTTCGAACCCCGGTGAAGTTGGACTCAGACCTGGTAGCTTTGGACCCTCTACAACTAGTTACGAGACCCCTGAGCCCACTTCTCCTAACACAACGCCCTATTCTCCCTCGTCATATGCTCCCACGACTCCATCCCCAACGTACCGGCCAACAACGCCGTCTTACCCTTCCACTACGAGTGCTTTCCAACAACCTGCCTACCAATCCTCCCAGAGACCATATCAGCCAACTCAGAGGCCTTCCTACGTTTCAACAACTCAATCGCCTTCATATCCTTCTTCAACAAAACAGACAAACTACCCATCAACGACACGAGCACCCCAATACCAGTCATCAACTGCTCGACCCCAATATCCTTCAACAACGAGACGACCATATGAACCAGAGCCAAACTATGAATCTTATAGAGAACCAGAAGCGGAATATGAGAGGCCAAGTTATCAACCAGAGCCCAACTACAGACCACGCCCTAACTTGGAGCAAACTGGTGATGACAATGGTTATACTTACCCGGTTCCAGAAAATCCATTAGAGCTCCCAGAAAAAAGACCATCTTATCCTTCAACAACAAATCGACCTTACTTCCCGACAACTCCGAGACCAGTAAATCCTTCAACCACTGCCCGCCCCGTATACCCACAATCAGGCTATCAGCCAGAATCTGCCCGCCCAACATACCCACAACAAGAGTATCAACCAGAACCTTCCCGCCCGGTTTACCCGCAACAGCAATATGATCCAGAAAGTGCCCAACCAAACTATCCACAACCTGAATATCGACCTAATTCTCCCCGGCCTGAATATCCCCAACCTGATTATGAGGCCTCGCGCAATCCCCAATATCAACCAACAACGCGTCAACCATCTTATCCTTCAACAACTCGGCAACCTCAATACCAGCCCACTGGAAGGCCTTCATATCCATCAACAACTCAGCAGACCCAATACCAACCCACTGCCGGGCAACCATCATACCCATCAACGACTCGCAAGCCTGAATATCAACCTACCACAAGACAGCCAGCTTATCCATCAACAACGCAACGTCCCAAGTATCAACCCACAACACGACAACCCCTATATCAGTCTCCTTCTACTACTGCTCAACCCTCATATCCATCCAGCACACCTGGATACCAAACAAGTGATGATTCCGGCTACACTTATCCTGTTCCATCAAATCCTTTAGAATTGCCACAAAGAAAGCCCAAGAATGGTCCTGGTTTTGGTAATACTGATAACGGATCTTTCAGACCACCCCAGGTTCAGTACGGCGGATTCAAGCCTCCATATGTGCCAGACCTTCCATCCCAACGTCCAAATTATCAAGAGCCAAAATATCAACATGATGTTGTACCTGAAAAGATTGAATATGGTTTCAGACCCTCGTATAATAAGGACATACCAAGTGTTCGGCAGCCATATTATGAAGATGGTGGTATTGCCCCACCTCAACAGGAGGACAGAAGACCAAAATATCAGGATGATTCACAATACAGGCCCGATTTTTCTGATCAAGACAAATCATATCTTTCATCTGTTACCACGGCAGTCTATGATTACGTCACTACTACGATAGCTCCTTACGTCTCCGGCTTTggttcatcttcattttcgcAATCCAATTCTCGCCCAGGAAACTACAATAACATTCCACAAGTTGCCTCTGTCATTCCTAGTGGGTTCACCTCTGCCACGCTATCAAATGGACCTCATTCCATCCCTGATGATTTCGAACAAAGACGCCCCCCACCCAATCAAGGATCCAGCTTTCACACTGTTTTTGGTGGTTCCCAATCAAGCAATAAGGGTCCCATCAATCCGAATAGGAATGATTTGACAAATAAGCGCCCAACACCTCAACCCACTAGAGATGAATACCGAGGACCACCCCCAAGCACCGGCAACAACCAATGGGGATCTCTTGGAAATGACAATGACAATAGAAGACAAAAACCTAATAGACCAGATTACAAAGAACCGACAGACAGATATAATAATGATCAACGGCAAGCTAATGGTGGATATCAGCAACGGCCTTCATCAACAGGTTACAGCACTGATGGAAATAAGGCTCGCCCTGACCTTGTTGAAGGCAATGGTGGCTACAATGGTCGTCCAGGTCCTAATAGGGGCAATGGAAATGACGGTAACATTGGTCGTCCTGGGCCAAACGGAAACAGGGGCAACAATGGACGCCCCAGTGCGACCAAGGGCAATACAAATGTCGGTTATAATGGCCGGCCTGGACCAAATGGAAGTAATGGAAATGGTGGTTATAATGGTCAACCTGGTCCCAGTGGGGATAACGGAAACAGTGGTTACTATGGCCGCCCTGGACCAAACAGAAATAATGGCCGCCCCGGACCAGCTAGTAGTAATGGAAATAATGGCAACAATGGTCGTCCTGGTCCTGTCGGTGGTAATGGAAATAATGGCAACATCGGTCGTCCTGGTCCCGTCGGTGGTAATGGAAATGGTGGTTACAATGGCCGCCCTGGTCCTGCTGGTGGGAGTGGAAATGGTGGTTCTAACGGTCGCCCTGGACCAAACGGAATTAATGTCAATAATGGCAACCTTGGACGCCCTGGTCCTGTCGGTGGTAGTGGAAATGGTGGTTATAATGGTCGCCCTGGACCAAACAGAAGTAATGGAAAGAATGTCAACAATGGACGCCCTAGTCCTGTTGGCGGTACTGGAAATGGTGGTTATGGTGGCCGCCCTGGGCCAAACGGAAACAGAGGCAGTAACGGTCGCCCTAGTTCCATTGGTGGTATTGGAAATGGTGGCTACAATGGTCGCCCTGGACCAAATGGTAATGGTGGTTCCAGCGGTCGCCCAGGGCAAAATGGAAACGGTGGATATAATGGTCGTCCTGGTCCCGCTGGAGGTCGAGGAAATGGTGGTTATAATGGCCGTCCTGGACCAAACGGAAGTAATGGAAATGGTGGTTATAATGGCCGTCCTGGACCAAACGGAAGCAATGGAAATGGTGGTTATAATGGCCGTCCTGGACCAAACGGAAGCAATGGAAATGGTGGTTATAATGGTAGGCCAGGATCAAATGGAAGTGGTGGATTCAATGGCAAACCTGGGCCCAATGGACAACGAGGTGGTCGACAAGGATCAGGCTTCCCTCAAAATGGCGTCACGGCTATTTCACGTCCAGTTCAAAAACAACCTGCCGTTCTAAGTAAATTTACCGGAACCAGTTGGGACAAGTTTGGCCCCGGTGGTTACAGGGGATTCAATGATACCATTGGACCTGAAGTCTGTGAGCGACCTGGCTTGTTCAGACATCCTTCGGATTGTGACAAATTCTATGAGTGCTATTGGGACAAATGGGTTGAGAGGTACACAGTGCATGTGTTCCCTTGTCCTGTGGTTTTAGGATTTGACAGTGGGATTACTGCTTGTAATTGGCCGTTTGAAGGCCCTCAAGGATGCTCAGCCAAGTGA
- the LOC131879614 gene encoding probable WRKY transcription factor protein 1 isoform X2: protein MLLCCFKEKKSKRNSYDVNHRHDMPSTKRDSALLEPAYQPTRNSIISDRSVTPPSAKRRDWKERAPLQREEKKLMKQRSRDSFSRDDPTLSFPYIDSSTTTTNNEEIGSPGVRSDKFLTSSYASSYSSPINNNKIGSAENNYNHRAQPEIIRISSSTLSSPSKPNYISSTTASVKSVPNLSSNPSMAPLGSLGSSPVHSIHSTNSLQLNHNNNLNQVVMGLPPTRPIPSSSSLTKKDKVQGRGMTRSSASYGIQQLLQEQIIQEERAKDEEKINEQMQAASKAIESKYEAQINELKNQHNQRVQELERTYRISLNNAKNKNESELKWKVTKYEHELESCRKSHQIEMDDAKKKFDQSLNQEKEELKRLAAEYNAKDEAWKKEKMEVFGEIQRLKDEANRFIAILSAEDESDEHLSPERRQTLTREVESLQLVVEMRTQEVHRLREEQAKHLAKLEELDTTKESLAKMKAKVEDLQAQLDRKNESARQLSREKSNLENNFELQSKNKAIISQQMEELQWRIKHKMELPPLKVYQSFHESKEVTKEIHSMSAASQEFETNKSRTKKYQIEPMQKETLAEALPTLSEPIVEAPCDIGSEVNACLDEVVTVHAPPTNSTREIPVTLEYTTADVLPCQITQSSPNNNNNSRSNNNNNNNHHHMNNHNNNFIKHNNNSLLNQKNNNESSSPHPDLILPVMEDPNQNEVKGPNRHSLGEEDEEEEGNTSDENANDAERLRKDQVLTDSLERVDNIHHVVVVRGTECTTDEGLGDISSSTPSPQPVVDARRKKSILMEESKAQKEAAVAIPPSSPSDERMPSRIPLSVGMVP from the exons ATGCTTCTGTGCTGTTTTaaggaaaagaaatccaaacGAAACTCCTACGATGTCAACCATCGACATGACATGCCCTCCACCAAAAGGGATTCGGCACTGCTGGAGCCCGCCTACCAACCCACTCGTAACTCGATCATCAGTGACCGCTCCGTTACACCCCCTTCGGCCAAGAGGCGTGACTGGAAAGAAAGGGCTCCTCTCCAACGGGAGGAGAAGAAATTGATGAAGCAGAGAAGTCGAGATTCCTTCTCCAGGGACGATCCAACGCTGAGTTTCCCCTACATCGATAGCagcacaaccaccaccaacaacgaAGAGATTGGTAGCCCGGGGGTGAGATCCGACAAGTTCCTGACTTCATCCTATGCGTCCTCTTACTCGTCTccaataaacaataataagATTGGATCAGCAGAAAACAATTACAATCATAGAG CTCAACCCGAGATCATCCGGATCTCCTCATCGACCCTGTCTTCACCCTCCAAGCCCAATTACATCTCTTCCACCACCGCGTCGGTGAAATCCGTGCCCAATCTCAGTTCCAATCCCAGTATGGCCCCGTTGGGCTCGTTGGGTTCGAGTCCCGttcattccattcattcaACCAACTCATTGCAACTGAATCACAATAACAATCTGAACCAAGTCGTCATGGGCTTACCGCCCACTCGTCCGATTCCAAGTAGCTCTTCATTGACGAAGAAGGACAAGGTTCAAGGGCGGGGAATGACCAGGAGCTCGGCCAGTTATGGCATTCAACAACTGTTGCAGGAACAG ATTATTCAAGAAGAGAGGGCCAAGGATGAGGAAAAGATCAACGAGCAAATGCAGGCAGCGTCCAAAGCAATCGAGTCAAAATATGAAGCTCAAATCAACGAATTGAAGAATCAACACAATCAGAGGGTCCAAGAAT TGGAACGAACTTATCGAATCTCTTTGAACAATGCAAAGAACAAGAACGAATCGgaattgaaatggaaagtgACCAAATATGAGCACGAGTTGGAAAGTTGCCGAAAAAGTCACCAAATCGAAATGGACGATGCTAAGAAGAAATTCGATCAGAGTTTGAAccaagaaaaggaggagctgAAACGGTTGGCCGCAGAATACAATGCAAAGGATGAAGcctggaagaaagaaaaaatg GAAGTTTTTGGCGAAATCCAACGCTTAAAAGACGAGGCCAATCGCTTTATTGCCATTTTGAGTGCAGAGGATGAATCTGACGAGCATTTAAGTCCAGAGCGAAGACAAACCTTGACTCGAGAGGTTGAGTCCTTGCAG TTGGTGGTCGAGATGAGAACACAAGAGGTCCATCGATTGCGCGAGGAGCAAGCCAAACATTTGGCAAAACTTGAAGAGCTAGACACGACGAAAGAGTCCTTGGCCAAGATGAAGGCCAAGGTGGAGGATCTCCAAGCTCAATTAGACCGGAAAAACGAGTCTGCCAG ACAATTATCTCGTGAGAAATCCAATTTGGAGAACAATTTTGAGCTTCAGTCAAAGAACAAGGCCATCATTTCTCAGCAAATGGAGGAGCTTCAATGGAGGATCAAACACAAGATGGAGTTACCTCCCCTGAAAGTGTATCAATCGTTCCATGAGAGTAAGGAGGTGACCAAGGAAATTCATTCCATGTCCGCCGCCTCACAGGAGTTCGAAACGAACAAATCAAGGACTAAAAAGTATCAAATTGAGCCCATGCAGAAGGAGACCCTTGCCGAGGCCCTGCCGACTCTTTCGGAGCCAATTGT GGAAGCTCCGTGTGATATTGGATCGGAGGTTAATGCTTGCCTGGACGAGGTTGTCACTGTTCACGCTCCTCCCACAAACTCTACCAGAGAGATCCCGGTGACCCTTGAATACACAACGGCGGATGTTTTGCCTTGTCAGATCACTCAAAGCAGccccaacaataacaacaacagcaggagcaacaacaacaacaataacaaccatCACCACATGAACAACCACAATAACAACTTCATCAAACATAATAACAATAGTCTTCTCAAccagaaaaacaataatgaatCTTCCTCTCCTCATCCGGACCTGATTTTGCCGGTCATGGAAGATCCCAATCAAAACGAGGTCAAGGGTCCAAATCGGCACTCGTTgggagaagaagacgaggaggaagagggtAACACTTCAGATGAGAACGCCAATGATGCAGAAAGGCTGAGGAAGGACCAGGTTCTGACTGATAGCCTAGAGCGAGTGGATAATATTCACCACGTGGTTGTGGTTCGGGGAACCGAATGCACGACTGATGAAGGATTAGGCGATATCTCGAGTTCCACTCCTTCCCCTCAACCGGTTGTTGATGCTAGGAGAAAGAAGTCCATTCTCATGGAAGAGTCCAAAGCCCAAAAAGAGGCTGCTGTTGCCATACCCCCGTCTAGTCCGTCGGATGAGAGGATGCCCTCAAGAATCCCTTTGTCAGTTGGAATGGTCCCTTAA
- the LOC131879614 gene encoding probable WRKY transcription factor protein 1 isoform X1 codes for MLLCCFKEKKSKRNSYDVNHRHDMPSTKRDSALLEPAYQPTRNSIISDRSVTPPSAKRRDWKERAPLQREEKKLMKQRSRDSFSRDDPTLSFPYIDSSTTTTNNEEIGSPGVRSDKFLTSSYASSYSSPINNNKIGSAENNYNHRAQPEIIRISSSTLSSPSKPNYISSTTASVKSVPNLSSNPSMAPLGSLGSSPVHSIHSTNSLQLNHNNNLNQVVMGLPPTRPIPSSSSLTKKDKVQGRGMTRSSASYGIQQLLQEQIIQEERAKDEEKINEQMQAASKAIESKYEAQINELKNQHNQRVQELERTYRISLNNAKNKNESELKWKVTKYEHELESCRKSHQIEMDDAKKKFDQSLNQEKEELKRLAAEYNAKDEAWKKEKMEVFGEIQRLKDEANRFIAILSAEDESDEHLSPERRQTLTREVESLQTAIDQLVVEMRTQEVHRLREEQAKHLAKLEELDTTKESLAKMKAKVEDLQAQLDRKNESARQLSREKSNLENNFELQSKNKAIISQQMEELQWRIKHKMELPPLKVYQSFHESKEVTKEIHSMSAASQEFETNKSRTKKYQIEPMQKETLAEALPTLSEPIVEAPCDIGSEVNACLDEVVTVHAPPTNSTREIPVTLEYTTADVLPCQITQSSPNNNNNSRSNNNNNNNHHHMNNHNNNFIKHNNNSLLNQKNNNESSSPHPDLILPVMEDPNQNEVKGPNRHSLGEEDEEEEGNTSDENANDAERLRKDQVLTDSLERVDNIHHVVVVRGTECTTDEGLGDISSSTPSPQPVVDARRKKSILMEESKAQKEAAVAIPPSSPSDERMPSRIPLSVGMVP; via the exons ATGCTTCTGTGCTGTTTTaaggaaaagaaatccaaacGAAACTCCTACGATGTCAACCATCGACATGACATGCCCTCCACCAAAAGGGATTCGGCACTGCTGGAGCCCGCCTACCAACCCACTCGTAACTCGATCATCAGTGACCGCTCCGTTACACCCCCTTCGGCCAAGAGGCGTGACTGGAAAGAAAGGGCTCCTCTCCAACGGGAGGAGAAGAAATTGATGAAGCAGAGAAGTCGAGATTCCTTCTCCAGGGACGATCCAACGCTGAGTTTCCCCTACATCGATAGCagcacaaccaccaccaacaacgaAGAGATTGGTAGCCCGGGGGTGAGATCCGACAAGTTCCTGACTTCATCCTATGCGTCCTCTTACTCGTCTccaataaacaataataagATTGGATCAGCAGAAAACAATTACAATCATAGAG CTCAACCCGAGATCATCCGGATCTCCTCATCGACCCTGTCTTCACCCTCCAAGCCCAATTACATCTCTTCCACCACCGCGTCGGTGAAATCCGTGCCCAATCTCAGTTCCAATCCCAGTATGGCCCCGTTGGGCTCGTTGGGTTCGAGTCCCGttcattccattcattcaACCAACTCATTGCAACTGAATCACAATAACAATCTGAACCAAGTCGTCATGGGCTTACCGCCCACTCGTCCGATTCCAAGTAGCTCTTCATTGACGAAGAAGGACAAGGTTCAAGGGCGGGGAATGACCAGGAGCTCGGCCAGTTATGGCATTCAACAACTGTTGCAGGAACAG ATTATTCAAGAAGAGAGGGCCAAGGATGAGGAAAAGATCAACGAGCAAATGCAGGCAGCGTCCAAAGCAATCGAGTCAAAATATGAAGCTCAAATCAACGAATTGAAGAATCAACACAATCAGAGGGTCCAAGAAT TGGAACGAACTTATCGAATCTCTTTGAACAATGCAAAGAACAAGAACGAATCGgaattgaaatggaaagtgACCAAATATGAGCACGAGTTGGAAAGTTGCCGAAAAAGTCACCAAATCGAAATGGACGATGCTAAGAAGAAATTCGATCAGAGTTTGAAccaagaaaaggaggagctgAAACGGTTGGCCGCAGAATACAATGCAAAGGATGAAGcctggaagaaagaaaaaatg GAAGTTTTTGGCGAAATCCAACGCTTAAAAGACGAGGCCAATCGCTTTATTGCCATTTTGAGTGCAGAGGATGAATCTGACGAGCATTTAAGTCCAGAGCGAAGACAAACCTTGACTCGAGAGGTTGAGTCCTTGCAG ACGGCTATTGATCAG TTGGTGGTCGAGATGAGAACACAAGAGGTCCATCGATTGCGCGAGGAGCAAGCCAAACATTTGGCAAAACTTGAAGAGCTAGACACGACGAAAGAGTCCTTGGCCAAGATGAAGGCCAAGGTGGAGGATCTCCAAGCTCAATTAGACCGGAAAAACGAGTCTGCCAG ACAATTATCTCGTGAGAAATCCAATTTGGAGAACAATTTTGAGCTTCAGTCAAAGAACAAGGCCATCATTTCTCAGCAAATGGAGGAGCTTCAATGGAGGATCAAACACAAGATGGAGTTACCTCCCCTGAAAGTGTATCAATCGTTCCATGAGAGTAAGGAGGTGACCAAGGAAATTCATTCCATGTCCGCCGCCTCACAGGAGTTCGAAACGAACAAATCAAGGACTAAAAAGTATCAAATTGAGCCCATGCAGAAGGAGACCCTTGCCGAGGCCCTGCCGACTCTTTCGGAGCCAATTGT GGAAGCTCCGTGTGATATTGGATCGGAGGTTAATGCTTGCCTGGACGAGGTTGTCACTGTTCACGCTCCTCCCACAAACTCTACCAGAGAGATCCCGGTGACCCTTGAATACACAACGGCGGATGTTTTGCCTTGTCAGATCACTCAAAGCAGccccaacaataacaacaacagcaggagcaacaacaacaacaataacaaccatCACCACATGAACAACCACAATAACAACTTCATCAAACATAATAACAATAGTCTTCTCAAccagaaaaacaataatgaatCTTCCTCTCCTCATCCGGACCTGATTTTGCCGGTCATGGAAGATCCCAATCAAAACGAGGTCAAGGGTCCAAATCGGCACTCGTTgggagaagaagacgaggaggaagagggtAACACTTCAGATGAGAACGCCAATGATGCAGAAAGGCTGAGGAAGGACCAGGTTCTGACTGATAGCCTAGAGCGAGTGGATAATATTCACCACGTGGTTGTGGTTCGGGGAACCGAATGCACGACTGATGAAGGATTAGGCGATATCTCGAGTTCCACTCCTTCCCCTCAACCGGTTGTTGATGCTAGGAGAAAGAAGTCCATTCTCATGGAAGAGTCCAAAGCCCAAAAAGAGGCTGCTGTTGCCATACCCCCGTCTAGTCCGTCGGATGAGAGGATGCCCTCAAGAATCCCTTTGTCAGTTGGAATGGTCCCTTAA